From Rutidosis leptorrhynchoides isolate AG116_Rl617_1_P2 chromosome 3, CSIRO_AGI_Rlap_v1, whole genome shotgun sequence, a single genomic window includes:
- the LOC139897142 gene encoding putative RING-H2 finger protein ATL21A, producing the protein MGVYKFLLFSLLLPFLSSEATNDCQTSYCGQNFNAIRFPFRLIDQQPENCGYPGFNLRCVLQNTILINLPSAGDFVVRNMDYRHQSLQIYDPSNCLAAKLSKLNLSNTPFPASYYHNYTLLSCPSDANLFGVKPIGCLSNSSFLILATDSNTFATSMTSNESGCVVSGRLSVPVNQSYDDGLTSQLSDNITLTWGTPDCESCEANGSSCGYADITSQTITCLSNNTGDSASNGSSSIFRILAFAMAIPAMTASLVIACFTCLRFRREQHMISTITTATPEDTVEPSRVVGLDQATIESYTKVVLDDSKRLPGHADDAACPICLSDYNVKETVRCIPECQHCFHVDCIDDWLKKNGTCPICRNSLAVVHIES; encoded by the exons ATGGGTGTCTACAAATTTCTCCTTTTCTCCCTCTTACTTCCTTTTCTTTCTTCAGAAGCAACAAATGATTGTCAAACTTCTTACTGTGGTCAAAATTTCAACGCAATACGCTTCCCTTTCAGATTAATCGATCAACAACCCGAAAATTGTGGCTATCCAGGATTCAATCTACGTTGCGTTCTTCAAAACACGATACTCATCAATCTCCCGAGTGCTGGGGACTTTGTGGTAAGAAATATGGATTACCGTCATCAATCGTTACAAATTTACGACCCTTCGAATTGTCTTGCTGCTAAGCTTTCAAAATTAAACCTCTCAAATACTCCTTTCCCAGCTTCTTACTATCATAACTATACTCTTTTGAGTTGTCCAAGTGATGCAAATTTATTTGGTGTTAAACCGATTGGGTGCCTTAGTAATTCTTCTTTTTTGATACTGGCTACTGATTCTAATACTTTTGCGACATCAATGACGAGTAACGAGAGTGGTTGTGTGGTTTCTGGGCGTTTAAGTGTGCCAGTGAATCAATCATATGATGATGGGTTGACGTCACAGCTCAGCGATAATATAACTCTAACATGGGGTACACCTGATTGTGAAAGTTGTGAAGCAAATGGAAGTTCATGTGGTTATGCTGATATCACCTCACAAACAATAACATGTTTATCCAATAATACTGGTGACA GTGCTTCGAACGGATCTTCTAGTATATTCAGAATCTTGGCTTTTGCCATGGCTATACCAGCCATGACAGCCTCCCTTGTGATCGCATGTTTCACGTGTTTACGATTTCGTCGAGAGCAACACATGATCAGCACCATCACCACTGCAACCCCAGAAGACACGGTTGAACCATCAAGGGTCGTTGGTCTAGACCAAGCCACCATCGAGTCCTACACAAAAGTCGTTCTTGATGATAGTAAGCGTCTCCCGGGACACGCTGATGATGCAGCATGTCCTATATGCTTATCAGATTACAACGTCAAGGAAACGGTGAGGTGTATACCCGAGTGTCAACATTGCTTTCATGTGGACTGTATCGATGACTGGCTTAAGAAGAATGGTACTTGTCCGATTTGCAGGAATTCGCTTGCTGTTGTTCATATCGAATCATAG